The following proteins come from a genomic window of Salvia hispanica cultivar TCC Black 2014 chromosome 4, UniMelb_Shisp_WGS_1.0, whole genome shotgun sequence:
- the LOC125223642 gene encoding phosphoinositide phospholipase C 6-like isoform X2 yields the protein MNKYHRYIIADHVSVVQMGSYNYYKMFGCFNRKFKISESEPPPDVREAFWRYSAGAQQMTADQLLKFMVQHQEDSNCTAVAVDDIMQHVFHQRHHHNHHHHHQETRNLNFTLEDFFYFLFQDDLNGPINPQVHHDMTAPLHHYFIYTGHNSYLTGNQLSSDCSETAIVRALENGVRGIELDLWPNSSKDNVHVLHGRTLTTPVTLIKCFKSIKEHAFVKSPYPVIITLEDHLNPELQARVAEMAIRIFGDLLYCPESGYVEDFPTVESLKHKIMLSTKPPKEYLGSNHEEGETSSPKYKDYSDDETEAESEADDKQESDSDYEDYDNCGRGNVAAPEYKRLIAIHAGNAKKKSLRQVLRLSIDRARRLSLSEHELKRATSLYASDVVRFTQKHLLRVYPKGTRVTSSNFCPIIAWMHGAQMVAFNMQGYGKALWMMHGFFRANGGCGYLKKPHLLMSKNSIGDVFDPKLPWPVRVTLKVIVYMGDGWRLDFSHTHFDTYSPPDFYTKNLVCRYTSSVRH from the exons atgaataaatatcaTAGATACATAATCGCAGATCATGTATCAGTGGTGCAAATGGGTAGCTACAATTATTACAAGATGTTCGGTTGCTTCAACCGGAAGTTCAAAATCAGCGAGTCGGAGCCGCCGCCGGACGTGAGGGAGGCTTTCTGGCGGTACAGTGCGGGAGCGCAGCAGATGACGGCGGATCAGCTGCTCAAGTTCATGGTCCAGCACCAGGAGGATTCCAATTGCACCGCCGTGGCCGTCGACGACATTATGCAGCACGTCTTCCACCAGCGCCACCACCacaaccaccaccaccaccaccaagaGACGAGGAACCTCAATTTCACCCTTGAGGACTTCTTCTACTTCCTCTTTCAAGACGATCTCAATGGCCCTATCAATCCCCAG GTACACCATGACATGACTGCTCCGTTGCATCATTATTTCATATATACAGGTCATAACTCCTACTTAACCGGGAACCAGTTGAGCAGTGACTGTAGCGAAACTGCTATCGTAAGAGCTCTTGAGAATGGTGTGAGGGGAATCGAGCTCGATTTATGGCCCAATTCGTCCAAAGATAACGTGCACGTGCTTCATGGAAG AACGCTTACAACTCCGGTGACACTCATCAAATGCTTCAAGTCTATAAAAGAGCACGCCTTTGTTAAGTCGCCTTACCCTGTCATAATCACGTTAGAAGATCATCTCAATCCAGAGCTCCAAGCCCGAGTGGCGGAG aTGGCAATACGAATTTTTGGAGACTTGTTGTATTGCCCTGAATCAGGATACGTGGAAGACTTTCCCACAGTTGAGTCCTTGAAACATAAGATTATGCTCTCAACAAAGCCACCCAAGGAGTATCTTGGGTCCAATCACGAGGAAGGAGAAACCTCCTCACCAAAGTATAAAGATTATTCTGATGACGAGACTGAAGCTGAATCTGAAGCAGATGACAAG CAAGAAAGCGACAGTGATTATGAGGATTACGACAACTGTGGTAGGGGCAATGTGGCAGCACCTGAGTACAAACGTCTTATCGCCATTCATGCCGGTAATGCCAAGAAGAAGAGCTTGAGGCAGGTGCTAAGACTCAGCATTGATAGAGCTAGACGGCTTAGTTTGAGTGAGCACGAACTCAAGAGGGCCACATCCTTGTATGCTAGTGACGTCGTGAG GTTCACCCAAAAACACTTGTTGAGGGTGTATCCTAAGGGCACACGAGTAACTTCGTCAAACTTTTGTCCAATCATCGCGTGGATGCATGGGGCACAGATGGTTGCGTTTAATATGCAG GGATACGGAAAAGCCCTTTGGATGATGCATGGATTCTTCAGAGCGAATGGAGGCTGCGGTTATCTCAAGAAACCACATTTGCTTATGAGCAAGAATTCAATCGGCGATGTCTTCGATCCCAAATTGCCATGGCCCGTGAGGGTGACATTAAAG GTAATCGTGTACATGGGAGATGGGTGGCGTTTAGATTTCAGCCACACGCATTTTGACACATATTCACCACCGGACTTCTACACTAAG AATCTTGTGTGCAGATATACATCATCGGTGCGCCACTAG
- the LOC125223642 gene encoding phosphoinositide phospholipase C 6-like isoform X1 — protein sequence MNKYHRYIIADHVSVVQMGSYNYYKMFGCFNRKFKISESEPPPDVREAFWRYSAGAQQMTADQLLKFMVQHQEDSNCTAVAVDDIMQHVFHQRHHHNHHHHHQETRNLNFTLEDFFYFLFQDDLNGPINPQVHHDMTAPLHHYFIYTGHNSYLTGNQLSSDCSETAIVRALENGVRGIELDLWPNSSKDNVHVLHGRTLTTPVTLIKCFKSIKEHAFVKSPYPVIITLEDHLNPELQARVAEMAIRIFGDLLYCPESGYVEDFPTVESLKHKIMLSTKPPKEYLGSNHEEGETSSPKYKDYSDDETEAESEADDKQESDSDYEDYDNCGRGNVAAPEYKRLIAIHAGNAKKKSLRQVLRLSIDRARRLSLSEHELKRATSLYASDVVRFTQKHLLRVYPKGTRVTSSNFCPIIAWMHGAQMVAFNMQGYGKALWMMHGFFRANGGCGYLKKPHLLMSKNSIGDVFDPKLPWPVRVTLKVIVYMGDGWRLDFSHTHFDTYSPPDFYTKIYIIGAPLDATESKTRIIEDDWAPYWDQEFTFPLRVPELALLRIEVREYDRSDKDDFGGQTCIPVSELRRGIRAVPLYDKKGQKFKSVRLLMRFRFE from the exons atgaataaatatcaTAGATACATAATCGCAGATCATGTATCAGTGGTGCAAATGGGTAGCTACAATTATTACAAGATGTTCGGTTGCTTCAACCGGAAGTTCAAAATCAGCGAGTCGGAGCCGCCGCCGGACGTGAGGGAGGCTTTCTGGCGGTACAGTGCGGGAGCGCAGCAGATGACGGCGGATCAGCTGCTCAAGTTCATGGTCCAGCACCAGGAGGATTCCAATTGCACCGCCGTGGCCGTCGACGACATTATGCAGCACGTCTTCCACCAGCGCCACCACCacaaccaccaccaccaccaccaagaGACGAGGAACCTCAATTTCACCCTTGAGGACTTCTTCTACTTCCTCTTTCAAGACGATCTCAATGGCCCTATCAATCCCCAG GTACACCATGACATGACTGCTCCGTTGCATCATTATTTCATATATACAGGTCATAACTCCTACTTAACCGGGAACCAGTTGAGCAGTGACTGTAGCGAAACTGCTATCGTAAGAGCTCTTGAGAATGGTGTGAGGGGAATCGAGCTCGATTTATGGCCCAATTCGTCCAAAGATAACGTGCACGTGCTTCATGGAAG AACGCTTACAACTCCGGTGACACTCATCAAATGCTTCAAGTCTATAAAAGAGCACGCCTTTGTTAAGTCGCCTTACCCTGTCATAATCACGTTAGAAGATCATCTCAATCCAGAGCTCCAAGCCCGAGTGGCGGAG aTGGCAATACGAATTTTTGGAGACTTGTTGTATTGCCCTGAATCAGGATACGTGGAAGACTTTCCCACAGTTGAGTCCTTGAAACATAAGATTATGCTCTCAACAAAGCCACCCAAGGAGTATCTTGGGTCCAATCACGAGGAAGGAGAAACCTCCTCACCAAAGTATAAAGATTATTCTGATGACGAGACTGAAGCTGAATCTGAAGCAGATGACAAG CAAGAAAGCGACAGTGATTATGAGGATTACGACAACTGTGGTAGGGGCAATGTGGCAGCACCTGAGTACAAACGTCTTATCGCCATTCATGCCGGTAATGCCAAGAAGAAGAGCTTGAGGCAGGTGCTAAGACTCAGCATTGATAGAGCTAGACGGCTTAGTTTGAGTGAGCACGAACTCAAGAGGGCCACATCCTTGTATGCTAGTGACGTCGTGAG GTTCACCCAAAAACACTTGTTGAGGGTGTATCCTAAGGGCACACGAGTAACTTCGTCAAACTTTTGTCCAATCATCGCGTGGATGCATGGGGCACAGATGGTTGCGTTTAATATGCAG GGATACGGAAAAGCCCTTTGGATGATGCATGGATTCTTCAGAGCGAATGGAGGCTGCGGTTATCTCAAGAAACCACATTTGCTTATGAGCAAGAATTCAATCGGCGATGTCTTCGATCCCAAATTGCCATGGCCCGTGAGGGTGACATTAAAG GTAATCGTGTACATGGGAGATGGGTGGCGTTTAGATTTCAGCCACACGCATTTTGACACATATTCACCACCGGACTTCTACACTAAG ATATACATCATCGGTGCGCCACTAGACGCTACCGAGAGTAAAACGAGGATAATAGAAGACGATTGGGCGCCTTACTGGGATCAGGAGTTCACTTTTCCATTAAGAGTTCCGGAGCTAGCTCTCCTACGGATAGAAGTCCGTGAGTATGATAGATCAGACAAGGATGATTTCGGAGGGCAGACATGTATACCTGTGTCAGAGCTGAGACGGGGCATCCGAGCAGTTCCACTTTACGACAAGAAGGgtcaaaaattcaaatctgTTAGGCTTCTTATGAGGTTTAGGTTTGaatga
- the LOC125219097 gene encoding putative serine/threonine-protein kinase-like protein CCR3 has protein sequence MTTPFPAVIAAILLILFAACHPPPSAHALGGTMAVVHGSAITICSITAQQIQCWRDGSLLPPILPNTSFDAVAGGRDTLCGVRSGGFSLLCWNTTFSPKRIYNNASAPLTSLTIGDSQICALRNVSSADNAICWRENSASSSHIPKNPQFRVISSGLRFSCGVNVENRVLCWGDDAISNSIQSELRNFSMLDIHVGDKFGCGINVTGSIICKGSNDTGQLNTSPFETARPFSAVAVGANHGCAIRKSTGGVVCWGGKGNRQFSSKITDEFSFESIVAGPDFTCGLTTSNFSIVCWGPGWPSRYYSTGILLPLQKTLPGPCIDTACDCNVYPASEILCSGNGHICGNCDFAASIPPFLQPAVVIDRSPSRALRRSLLVFAIVGTIGGIAGIAAAIYCLWPGICFGKKKIHNSVQPTMTAAAAPPSNSSPPSRSSTLRRQGSRLMRRQRSGTSSKHADKAEEFSFSDLVAATDDFSPENKIGGGSFGVVYRGKLPDGREVAIKRSETSGKAKKFQEKESAFESEIAFLSRLHHKHLVKLIGFCHEREERLLVYEFMKNGALHDHLHSKNNVEKSSSFINSWKVRIKISLDAARGIEYLHNYAVPPIIHRDIKSSNILLDSNWAAKVSDFGLSLMGPEDDCEYRPTKAAGTVGYIDPEYYGLNVLTAKSDVYGLGVVLLELLTGKRAIFNGGELMSIVDYAVPAIMAGEVGRVLDRRLGPAEGSEGDAVELVAYTAMHCVHLEGKDRPTMNDIVANLERALALCDDSHGSISSGPISIVSD, from the coding sequence ATGACGACGCCTTTTCCAGCCGTCATCGCCGCCATTTTATTAATCCTCTTCGCCGCCTGCCACCCTCCGCCCTCCGCCCATGCACTGGGCGGCACAATGGCCGTCGTCCACGGCTCCGCCATCACCATCTGCTCCATCACCGCGCAGCAAATCCAATGCTGGCGCGACGGCAGCCTCCTTCCCCCAATCCTGCCCAACACCTCCTTCGACGCCGTCGCCGGAGGCCGCGACACTCTCTGCGGCGTCCGCTCCGGCGGCTTCAGCCTCCTCTGCTGGAACACCACTTTCTCCCCCAAGAGAATCTACAACAACGCCTCCGCTCCTCTCACCTCGCTCACAATTGGGGATTCCCAAATTTGCGCGCTGCGAAACGTATCCTCCGCCGATAACGCAATCTGCTGGCGGGAAAATAGCGCCTCTTCCTCTCACATTCCCAAAAATCCCCAATTCCGCGTGATTTCGTCTGGTCTGCGATTCTCCTGCGGGGTTAATGTCGAGAATAGGGTTCTGTGCTGGGGAGATGACGCGATTTCCAATTCGATACAATCGGAGCTCCGGAATTTCTCGATGTTGGATATCCACGTCGGCGATAAATTCGGCTGCGGAATCAATGTCACGGGAAGCATAATCTGTAAAGGCAGCAACGACACCGGCCAATTAAACACGTCTCCTTTCGAAACTGCTCGCCCTTTCAGCGCGGTGGCGGTCGGCGCCAATCACGGCTGCGCTATTCGGAAATCCACCGGCGGGGTGGTCTGCTGGGGCGGGAAGGGGAACAGGCAATTTTCCAGTAAAATCACTGATGAATTTTCATTCGAATCGATTGTTGCAGGGCCTGATTTCACCTGTGGATTAACCACCAGCAACTTCTCCATCGTTTGCTGGGGCCCTGGCTGGCCTAGCCGATATTATTCGACGGGGATTCTTCTCCCCCTCCAGAAAACCCTACCGGGGCCCTGCATCGACACTGCCTGTGACTGTAATGTGTATCCCGCCTCTGAAATTCTCTGCTCCGGAAATGGCCACATTTGCGGCAATTGCGATTTCGCAGCCTCAATTCCCCCATTTCTGCAGCCGGCTGTGGTCATTGATCGCTCCCCTTCAAGAGCTTTGAGGCGAAGTCTCTTGGTTTTCGCCATTGTTGGAACAATTGGGGGAATCGCCGGAATTGCGGCGGCGATTTATTGCTTATGGCCTGGTATTTGCTTCGGGAAGAAGAAAATCCATAACTCCGTGCAGCCGACTATGACCGCCGCCGCTGCACCGCCGTCCAACAGCAGTCCGCCGTCGCGATCATCCACTCTGCGGCGGCAGGGGTCGCGGCTGATGAGGCGGCAGCGGAGCGGAACTTCCTCCAAGCACGCGGACAAGGCGGAGGAGTTCTCGTTCTCCGATCTCGTCGCCGCAACCGACGATTTCTCGCCGGAAAACAAGATCGGCGGCGGCAGCTTCGGCGTTGTTTACAGAGGGAAACTCCCCGACGGCCGCGAAGTGGCCATTAAACGGAGCGAAACGAGCGGTAAGGCAAAGAAATTCCAGGAAAAGGAGAGCGCTTTCGAATCCGAGATAGCGTTCCTCTCCCGGCTGCATCACAAGCATTTGGTGAAGCTCATCGGATTCTGCCATGAACGGGAAGAAAGGCTCTTGGTTTATGAGTTCATGAAAAATGGAGCTTTACATGATCACTTGCACAGCAAGAACAATGTAGAAAAAAGCAGCAGCTTTATCAATTCATGGAAGGTTAGGATCAAGATTTCATTAGATGCAGCTCGTGGAATTGAGTATTTACACAACTATGCAGTTCCCCCAATTATCCACCGTGACATCAAGTCTTCAAACATATTGCTGGACTCGAATTGGGCGGCGAAGGTTTCGGATTTCGGGCTGTCGCTGATGGGGCCGGAGGACGATTGCGAGTACCGGCCGACGAAGGCGGCCGGGACAGTCGGATACATCGACCCCGAGTATTACGGGCTGAATGTGCTGACAGCCAAGAGCGACGTGTACGGGCTCGGGGTGGTGCTGCTGGAGCTGCTGACGGGGAAGAGGGCGATTTTCAACGGTGGCGAGCTGATGAGCATTGTGGACTATGCGGTGCCGGCCATCATGGCGGGGGAGGTGGGGAGGGTGCTGGACAGGAGGCTGGGGCCGGCGGAGGGGAGTGAGGGGGACGCGGTGGAGCTGGTGGCGTACACGGCGATGCATTGTGTGCATTTGGAGGGGAAGGATAGACCTACGATGAATGACATTGTTGCTAATTTGGAGAGAGCGTTGGCGTTGTGCGATGACAGCCATGGCAGCATCTCTAGTGGTCCAATCTCCATTGTTTCAGATTGA
- the LOC125224381 gene encoding LOW QUALITY PROTEIN: 60S acidic ribosomal protein P0-like (The sequence of the model RefSeq protein was modified relative to this genomic sequence to represent the inferred CDS: inserted 2 bases in 1 codon): MAPKLSKSDRKLAYDQKLCQFIDEYTQILVVFADNVGSTQLQNIRKGLRGDSVVLMGKNTMMKRSVRIHAEKTGNQAILNLIPLLGGNVGLIFTKGDLKEVSEEVAKYKVGAPARVGLVAPIDVVVTPGNTGLDPSQTSFFQVLNIPTKINKGTVEIITPVELIKKGDKVGSSEAALLAKLGIRPFSYGLIVTSVYDNGTVFSPEVLDMTEEDLIEKFALGVSMVTSLSLAISYPTLVAAPHMFINAYKNALAIAVETDYSFPXADKVKEFLADPSKFVVEAAPAAEAGGAAPAAAKEEEKKDEPEEESDDDMGLGLFD; encoded by the exons ATGGCGCCTAAATTGTCAAAGAGCGACAGGAAGCTAGCATACGACCAGAAATTGTGCCAATTTATCGATGAGTACACTCAGATTCTGGTGGTGTTTGCCGACAACGTCGGTTCAACCCAGCTCCAGAACATCAGGAAAGGCCTGAGAGGCGATTCCGTGGTTCTCATGGGGAAGAACACTATGATGAAGCGATCTGTCCGCATCCACGCTGAGAAGACCGGGAACCAGGCTATTCTCAACCTGATCCCTCTCCTTGGT GGTAACGTTGGATTGATCTTCACCAAGGGTGATTTGAAGGAAGTCAGTGAGGAGGTTGCCAAATACAAG GTTGGAGCACCTGCTCGTGTTGGTTTGGTTGCTCCAATTGATGTCGTTGTCACTCCTGGTAACACTGGTCTCGACCCATCGCAGACTTCTTTCTTCCAG GTTCTGAACATCCCTACCAAGATTAACAAGGGTACTGTAGAAATCATTACCCCTGTTGAGCTTATCAAGAAGGGCGACAAAGTGGGTTCGTCTGAAGCTGCCTTGCTTGCAAAGCTAGGGATCCGTCCCTTCTCATATGGTCTCATTGTCACCTCTGTGTATGACAACGGAACTGTTTTCAGTCCGGAGGTGCTTGATATGACTGAGGAGGACCTTATTGAGAAGTTTGCCCTTGGTGTTTCCATGGTTACATCGCTTTCCCTGGCCATCTCCTACCCAACACTTGTAGCTGCACCACACATGTTTATCAATGCATACAAGAATGCTTTGGCCATTGCAGTTGAAACTGATTATTCATTCCC AGCTGATAAGGTCAAGGAATTCCTTGCTGATCCGAGCAAGTTTGTTGTTGAGGCTGCTCCTGCTGCTGAGGCTGGTGGTGCTGCTCCTGCTGCTGCCAAGGaagaggagaagaaggatGAGCCAGAGGAGGAGTCTGATGATGACATGGGTCTTGGTCTCTTCGATTAA